The Conger conger chromosome 15, fConCon1.1, whole genome shotgun sequence genome contains a region encoding:
- the LOC133111567 gene encoding maspardin-like, with protein MEEIKLSPDYNWFRSTVPLKRIIVDDDDSKVWSLYDAGPKCIRCPIIFLPPVSGTAEVFFQQVLALTGWGYRVISLQYPVYWDLLEFCDGFRKLLDYLQLDKVHLFGASLGGYLAQKFAECSHKSPRVHSLILCNSFSDTSIFHQSLTSNSFWLMPAFMLKKIVLGNFARGPVDPKMADAIDFMVDRLESLNQSELASRLTLNCQNSYVEPHKIKDVVVTIIDVFDQSALSHEVKEEMYKLYPDAKRAHLKTGGNFPYLCRSAEVNLYIQIHLRQFHGTRYAAVDPAMVSAEELDLQKSRCTGDCDREEEQHDSATISRLR; from the exons ATGGAGGAGATAAAATTATCTCCAGATTACAACTGGTTCAGAAGCACCGTTCCTCTCAAACGA ATTATTGTGGATGATGACGACAGTAAGGTTTGGTCACTGTATGATGCTGGGCCCAAATGCATCAGATGTCCTATCATCTTTCTCCCCCCGGTCAGCGGAACAGCAGAGGTGTTCTTCCAGCAGGTCCTGGCCCTCACAGGCTGGGGGTACAGGGTGATATCG CTGCAATACCCTGTGTACTGGGATCTGCTGGAGTTCTGTGATGGATTCAGAAAGTTGCTTGATTACTTACAGTTGGACAAG GTTCATCTGTTTGGGGCATCTTTAGGAGGCTACCTGGCTCAGAAGTTTGCAGAGTGCTCTCACAAATCCCCCAGAGTGCACTCTCTTATCCTCTGCAACTCCTTTAGTGACACATCCATCTTTCACCAGTCTTTGACATCAAACAG TTTCTGGTTGATGCCTGCCTTCATGCTGAAGAAGATAGTTCTCGGTAACTTTGCCAGAGGGCCAGTGGACCCAAAAATGGCTGATGCTATCGACTTTATGGTGGATCGG CTGGAGAGTTTGAACCAGAGTGAACTGGCCTCTCGACTGACTCTCAACTGCCAGAACTCTTATGTGGAGCCACACAAAATAAAGGATGTGGTCGTGACCATCATCGAT GTGTTTGATCAGAGTGCCCTTTCACATGAAGTGAAAGAGGAGATGTATAAGCTGTACCCTGATGCAAAGAGAGCTCACCTAAAGACAGGCGGGAACTTCCCATACCTGTGCAGGAGTGCAGAAGTCAACCTGTATATCCAG ATTCATCTGCGGCAGTTCCATGGCACACGCTATGCGGCCGTCGACCCTGCCATGGTGAGTGCTGAGGAGCTGGATTTGCAGAAGTCACGCTGCACTGGTGACTGTGACCGAGAGGAGGAACAGCATGACTCAGCCACCATTTCCCGCCTGCGCTGA
- the LOC133111068 gene encoding ubiquitin-associated protein 1-like, whose protein sequence is MNSLEEIPFKIPAGPQEDPMKEVELVSAPELMLPDYLHLLQETEYEFDLENWVLTGLQGGYSSGGVLPRCTSGVGPSCPPYWQMLSSPPERRSLRRSYSLSASDLYPRPYWEDEEAPSLEKARPHTAAGATSCPAHLRKTSPSCLQEFRQSSLSALDPPKGRGPLHHGQRHAKRRPHPLCYSCRNHSLSSQPLPDCCPQQTRPSSSPTSLGPRVVGCTLGSHTPVLDSPAELLSALSQEERELLEAITGSGYPLRTAILALQRIGPQSPEQILSYLVTCERLCELGYDEAQVEEALEMFQNCETKAAEFLHLLTQFKEMGFQQNTIKEVLLVHENHRERALEELMMRAV, encoded by the exons ATGAACAGTCTTGAGGAAATCCCCTTTAAGATCCCAGCTGGGCCACAAGAAGACCCAATGAAAGAGGTGGAGCTGGTCTCTGCCCCTGAGCTCATGCTGCCCGACTACCTGCATCTCCTGCAGGAGACAGAG TACGAGTTTGACCTGGAGAACTGGGTCCTGACAGGGCTTCAGGGGGGGTACTCCAGCGGGGGGGTACTCCCCCGCTGCACGTCCGGGGTGgggccctcctgccccccctacTGGCAGATGCTCAGCAGCCCCCCGGAGCGCCGCTCGCTCCGCCGCAGTTACAGCCTCAGCGCCTCGGACCTGTACCCCCGGCCCTACTGGGAGGACGAGGAGGCCCCCTCCCTGGAGAAAGCGCGCCCGCACACTGCTGCGGGCGCAACCTCCTGCCCCGCCCACCTGCGGAAGACCTCCCCTTCATGCCTCCAGGAGTTCAGGCAGTCCTCGCTGTCCGCGCTGGACCCACCTAAAGGGCGTGGCCCCCTGCACCATGGCCAGAGGCACGCCAAGAGGAGGCCCCACCCGCTGTGCTACAGCTGTCGAAACCACTCCCTCTCGTCACAGCCGCTGCCTGACTGCTGTCCCCAGCAGACCAGGCCCTCCTCTTCCCCAACG TCCCTTGGTCCCCGTGTGGTTGGCTGTACGCTCGGTTCCCACACCCCGGTGTTGGACTCCCCTGCCGAGCTGCTGTCAGCCCTGAGCCAGGAGGAGCGGGAACTGCTAGAGGCCATCACAGGGAGCGGCTACCCCCTCCGGACTGCCATCCTCGCCCTGCAAAGGATCGgcccacagagccctgagcaG ATCCTGAGCTACCTGGTGACATGTGAGCGGCTGTGTGAGCTGGGCTATGATGAAGCTCAGgtggaggaggccctggagaTGTTCCAGAACTGTGAAACTAAG GCTGCTGAGTTCCTGCACCTTCTGACCCAGTTTAAAGAAATGGGCTTTCAGCAGAACACCATCAAAGAGGTTCTGCTGGTCCACGAGAACCACAGAGAACGGGCCCTGGAGGAGCTGATGATGCGTGCCGTGTGA
- the LOC133111794 gene encoding ras-like protein family member 12 produces MFGRARTGGVLSAPPECNLAVLGTMGSGKSALTVKFLTRRFITEYDPYLEDTYSSEETVDQQPVIVKVMDTTDQDGPVDCERYLAWASAFLVVYSIAERHTFEGCQPYLDILALHSSGETPQPPVILLGNKVDIERYRQVSRCEGVALASRYGCLFFEVSACLDFLSVQQVFHEAVREVRRGDDREGAPLLRPLYINEDKPPSGLSTSPPLPPLATAKLVSVKSSRAQNKRRAPTLTLKGFKIF; encoded by the exons ATGTTCGGTAGAGCAAGGACTGGTGGTGTTCTCTCCGCTCCACCTGAGTGCAATCTAGCTGTTCTGGGAACAATGGGCTCCGGGAAGTCAG CTCTGACAGTGAAATTCCTCACTAGACGCTTTATCACTGAATATGACCCCTATCTGG AAGACACATATTCTTCAGAGGAGACTGTGGACCAGCAGCCTGTCATAGTGAAAGTGATGGACACAACTGACCAG GATGGGCCGGTGGACTGTGAGCGTTACCTCGCATGGGCCAGCGCTTTTCTGGTGGTGTACAGCATAGCAGAACGCCATACTTTTGAGGGCTGCCAACCCTACCTGGACATCCTGGCCCTGCACTCAAGTGGAgaaaccccccaaccccccgtcATCCTGCTTGGGAACAAGGTGGACATAGAAagatacag gcaggtgagcaggtgtgagggtgtggccTTGGCTTCGCGGTACGGCTGTCTGTTCTTCGAGGTTTCGGCCTGCCTGGACTTCCTGTCTGTGCAGCAGGTGTTCCACGAGGCGGTGCGTGAGGTGAGGCGGGGGGATGATCGCGAGGGGGCTCCGCTCCTGCGGCCGCTCTACATCAACGAGGACAAACCCCCGTCCGGGTTGTCCACCTCgccgcccctgccccccctggcCACCGCCAAACTTGTGAGCGTCAAGTCCTCCCGTGCCCAGAACAAGCGCCGTGCCCCCACCCTCACGCTCAAGGGCTTCAAGATCTTCTGA
- the LOC133111793 gene encoding uncharacterized protein LOC133111793, producing MFPSKRLCAHTRMLHVWIVLCLLLQGSGWASGDPETHQPEGAEVHQQGAAVGAMTEEQKAFLQWYYRTEDPSSWKYAMLGLSFGALLLGSVLLVIGTMANRSRRKLAQYKASVRAVQMEELQGLTGVTQACSMPPQAQTPTQADISKDTHTSHVNQTPQVSQPNGETPKDIHTAQDSEPPHISDPPQESEPVQINVPPQDNEPPLISEPPQESEPIEISQAQQASEPAQSPQESEPPQINELPQESESPQISEPPQESESPQINELPQESESPQISEPPQESESPQISEPPQESELSQVSEPPQETEPLHISEPPQESEPLHINEPQESQPELESPQDSGLTADSRHTAATSQETEGQGS from the exons GCTTTGTGCACATACAAGAATGTTACACGTGTGGATTGTGTTATGCTTATTGCTACAAG GGTCTGGTTGGGCGTCCGGGGACCCAGAGACCCATCAGCCTGAAGGTGCTGAGGTGCATCAGCAGGGAGCTGCAGTGGGAGCCATGACGGAGGAACAGAAAGCGTTCCTTCAGTGGTACTACCGTACAGAGGACC CATCCTCCTGGAAGTACGCCATGTTGGGTCTGTCATTCGGAGCGCTCCTGCTGGGGAGTGTGCTGCTGGTGATCGGCACCATGGCAAACAG gagcaggaggaagcTGGCCCAGTACAAGGCCTCTGTCCGGGCAGTGCAGATGGAGGAGCTCCAGGGCCTGACAGGGGTGACCCAGGCCTGCAGCATGCCCCCTCAAGCACAGACCCCCACTCAGGCAGACATCTCCAAAGACACTCACACCTCTCATGTCAACCAAACACCGCAGGTTAGCCAGCCAAATGGTGAGACTCCAAAAGACATTCATACCGCACAGGACAGTGAGCCTCCCCATATCAGTGACCCCCCTCAGGAAAGTGAACCTGTCCAAATCAATGTACCTCCTCAGGATAATGAACCACCCCTGATCAGTGAACCCCCTCAAGAAAGTGAACCCATTGAAATTAGTCAAGCACAACAGGCAAGTGAACCTGCCCAATCCCCTCAAGAAAGTGAGCCACCCCAGATAAATGAACTCCCTCAGGAAAGTGAGTCACCCCAAATCAGTGAACCTCCTCAGGAAAGTGAGTCACCCCAGATAAATGAACTCCCTCAGGAAAGTGAGTCACCCCAAATCAGTGAGCCCCCTCAGGAAAGTGAATCACCCCAAATCAGTGAGCCCCCTCAGGAAAGTGAGCTATCCCAAGTCAGTGAACCTCCTCAGGAAACTGAACCCCTCCATATCAGTGAACCTCCTCAGGAAAGTGAGCCCCTCCACATCAATGAACCCCAGGAGAGTCAGCCTGAGCTTGAGTCGCCCCAGGACAGTGGCCTGACTGCGGACTCCAGACACACAGCTGCCACCTCCcaggagacagagggacaggggtcATAG